Proteins encoded by one window of Bacillus rossius redtenbacheri isolate Brsri chromosome 3, Brsri_v3, whole genome shotgun sequence:
- the LOC134530712 gene encoding uncharacterized protein LOC134530712 isoform X1 — MESARKQVLNEDKRRGKKRHLRLNAVRKKRKWNKGKVLRLVDGRLRYVKNHETRFSNYTSHESFSTSKHAGNIENAVERKTQTDSETCYITLSPARCSTSPGDTASHDQVDIDGAGCSFWTNEILATPQKVTTTDYPTEEYDVTGIFSDTEQESKSVTSDYAQLLEGVEKLSSPASSPEQTSPKKTFSSESSTFPIQGRRLFDVDFLFKEMSRISQHNKVFQCSFENMRLIKEHKNGMISKFDFKCNMCGTVESIFSEDPQTNKVNCNMAWVNSMLLTGQSFTQLQDITSTLEMPCMAKETFNKCQKSLSSVIHDVACQSMEAAGKEEARLAVENGSVDVDGVPLIAVVTDGAWCKRSYGNKYDALSGVACIVGKETKKVIFASTRNRYCCICSRANSKNETPKDHVCFKNWNKSSNAMESDIIVEGFKCSVSMHNLKYHQLIGDGDSSIMTQLVKAQPYGPNFTITKIECTNHILRNYLRRIRCIAQKTKNEIGSVSPVLRKAVSDKQLRLRAAVTGAVQHRRAQKEFPIHRKIEELKLDIYNGPFHVFGDHSGCAIRGYFCSGLKENEENLVPPLQEAGIWSEIIAARNIVAHHAVSLLHNVNTNTAESFNNVVCKHVSSKRVNFCLSGGYQTRSELSVISFNSGPQTQSFIHKGLTNSSPGNITKAHIQRKERSSEKRKLRRLTNPQTFKRRKLYVTGPDKDYGCVEQRIPDMEPDEYARQTQEFLASLCKTDEERENLQIATKGQNDSVFWKSERIKRLTASNFGRICNMKKSTKRAKSVVNILYSRFSGTEATRYGLENEHSAIQDFEVNFGKKVARCGLFVDKEHPWLAATPDGLVGDDGILEVKCPAVAARMSPQEAVEQKKVTFCNIVDGKMFLKKGHAYMYQVQGQLHITNRKYCYFVLWTPRGLLVQQIERENSFWKEKMINKLTQFYMTCLLPEIIDPRYPRNMEIREPDNTL, encoded by the exons ATGGAATCTGCGAGAAAGCAAGTTTTGAATGAAGACAAAAGAAGAGGTAAAAAACGTCACTTGCGTCTGAATGCAGTTCGAAAGAAAAGGAAATGGAACAAAGGGAAAGTTTTACGTTTAGTTGACGGCAG GCTGCGTTACGTGAAAAACCATGAAACAAGGTTTTCCAACTATACTTCACATGAGTCTTTCAGTACATCCAAACACGCGGGGAATATAGAAAATGCTGTTGAAAGGAAAACCCAGACAGACAGTGAGACTTGCTACATAACGTTGTCTCCAGCAAG gtgTTCCACCTCTCCCGGCGATACTGCTTCACATGATCAAGTAGACATCGATGGAGCAGGTTGTTCGTTTTGGACAAACGAAATATTGGCGACACCGCAGAAAGTCACAACTACTGATTATCCTACAGAAGAATATGATGTTACTGGAATATTTTCAGACACGGAACAAGAGTCAAAATCGGTCACAAGTGACTACGCTCAGCTTCTTGAAGGCGTGGAGAAACTTTCGTCACCAGCATCTTCACCCGAACAAACCTCTCCTAAAAAAACTTTCAGCTCTGAATCATCAACCTTTCCGATACAAGGCCGTCGACTGTTTGATGTTGACTTTCTATTCAAAGAAATGTCGCGCATCAGCCAACATAACAAAGTGTTTCAGTGTTCGTTTGAAAATATGCGATTAATAAAAGAACATAAAAATGGAATGATAAGTAAATTTGATTTCAAGTGTAATATGTGTGGTACTGTTGAATCTATTTTCTCGGAGGACCCCCAAACAAATAAAGTCAACTGTAACATGGCATGGGTGAACAGTATGTTGTTAACGGGCCAAAGTTTTACACAGTTACAAGACATAACTTCAACTTTGGAAATGCCTTGCATGGCCAAGGAGACTTTCAACAAATGTCAAAAATCCCTATCTTCTGTTATACACGATGTCGCATGTCAAAGTATGGAAGCCGCTGGCAAAGAAGAAGCAAGATTGGCAGTAGAAAATGGCAGTGTGGATGTCGACGGAGTTCCTCTCATAGCAGTTGTCACTGATGGAGCTTGGTGTAAACGATCGTATGGAAACAAATATGATGCTCTTTCTGGGGTG gcttGCATAGtaggaaaagaaacaaaaaaagttatcttCGCAAGCACTAGGAATCGATACTGCTGCATATGTTCACGAGCAAACAGTAAAAATGAGACGCCAAAGGACCacgtctgtttcaaaaattggaaCAAGTCTTCAAATGCCATGGAATCTGACATCATAGTGGAAGGTTTCAAATGCAGTGTTTCCATGCATAACCTGAAATATCATCAGCTGATTG GAGATGGCGATAGCAGCATTATGACCCAGTTGGTGAAGGCTCAGCCATATGGTCCAAATTTTACAATCACCAAAATTGAATGTACTAACCACATACTGCGAAATTACCTTCGAAGGATACGTTGTATTGCTCAAAAGACGAAAAACGAAATTGGTTCCGTTTCTCCTGTTCTACGAAAGGCTGTATCTGACAAACAACTCCGCCTTCGAGCTGCAGTCACCGGAGCTGTGCAGCATAGGCGTGCTCAAAAAGAGTTTCCAATTCACAGAAAAATTGAGGAGTTAAAACTTGACATTTACAATGGTCCATTTCACGTATTTGGTGACCACTCAGGATGCGCAATTAGAGGTTATTTCTGTAGCGGATTGAAAGAAAACGAGGAAAACCTTGTACCGCCTCTTCAAGAGGCAGGTATATGGTCAGAAATAATAGCAGCTCGAAACATTGTTGCACATCATGCTGTAAGCCTTTTACATAATGTCAATACTAATACAGCAGAGTCTTTCAATAATGTGGTTTGCAAGCATGTTTCAAGTAAACGAGTAAACTTTTGTTTGAGTGGTGGCTACCAAACAAGAAGCGAGCTCTCTGTAATTTCTTTTAATTCAGGTCCTCAAACACAGTCCTTTATCCATAAAGGTTTAACAAACAGTAGTCCTGGAAACATCACTAAAGCTCACATACAGCGCAAGGAACGTTCATCAGAGAAAAGAAAGCTCAGGAGGCTgacaaacccacaaacatttaAGCGCAGAAAGTTGTATGTGACAGGTCCTGACAAGGATTATGGCTGTGTAGAACAACGCATACCTGACATGGAACCAGACGAATATGCAAGACAGACACAGGAATTTCTCGCTAGTCTTTGTAAAACGGATGAAGAACGAGAAAATCTACAAATCGCTACCAAAGGGCAAAATGATTCTGTTTTCTGGAAATCAGAAAGAATCAAGCGACTGACAGCATCAAATTTCGGTAGAATCTGTAACATGAAGAAATCCACTAAGCGAGCAAAATCCGTTGTCAATATATTGTACAGTAGGTTTTCAGGGACGGAGGCCACAAGGTATGGATTGGAAAATGAGCATAGCGCCATTCAGGATTTTGAAGTGAACTTTGGTAAGAAGGTGGCTCGCTGTGGCTTATTCGTCGATAAGGAACACCCATGGCTGGCAGCAACACCTGACGGTCTTGTTGGAGATGATGGTATCCTTGAAGTAAAATGTCCTGCCGTAGCTGCCAGAATGTCTCCACAAGaagcagtggaacagaaaaaagtaacattttgtaacattgtggatggtaaaaTGTTTCTGAAGAAAGGACATGCTTACATGTACCAAGTGCAGGGACAACTGCATATTACCAATCGTAAGTACTGTTATTTCGTCCTTTGGACACCACGTGGCTTACTAGTGCAACAAATTGAAAGAGAGAACagtttctggaaagaaaaaatgatCAACAAACTGACACAGTTTTACATGACGTGCCTTCTACCGGAAATAATAGATCCACGTTATCCTAGGAATATGGAAATCAGGGAACCTGATAATACACTGTAA
- the LOC134530712 gene encoding uncharacterized protein LOC134530712 isoform X3, whose translation MESARKQVLNEDKRRGKKRHLRLNAVRKKRKWNKGKVLRLVDGRLRYVKNHETRFSNYTSHESFSTSKHAGNIENAVERKTQTDSETCYITLSPARCSTSPGDTASHDQVDIDGAGCSFWTNEILATPQKVTTTDYPTEEYDVTGIFSDTEQESKSVTSDYAQLLEGVEKLSSPASSPEQTSPKKTFSSESSTFPIQGRRLFDVDFLFKEMSRISQHNKVFQCSFENMRLIKEHKNGMISKFDFKCNMCGTVESIFSEDPQTNKVNCNMAWVNSMLLTGQSFTQLQDITSTLEMPCMAKETFNKCQKSLSSVIHDVACQSMEAAGKEEARLAVENGSVDVDGVPLIAVVTDGAWCKRSYGNKYDALSGVVSLCIT comes from the exons ATGGAATCTGCGAGAAAGCAAGTTTTGAATGAAGACAAAAGAAGAGGTAAAAAACGTCACTTGCGTCTGAATGCAGTTCGAAAGAAAAGGAAATGGAACAAAGGGAAAGTTTTACGTTTAGTTGACGGCAG GCTGCGTTACGTGAAAAACCATGAAACAAGGTTTTCCAACTATACTTCACATGAGTCTTTCAGTACATCCAAACACGCGGGGAATATAGAAAATGCTGTTGAAAGGAAAACCCAGACAGACAGTGAGACTTGCTACATAACGTTGTCTCCAGCAAG gtgTTCCACCTCTCCCGGCGATACTGCTTCACATGATCAAGTAGACATCGATGGAGCAGGTTGTTCGTTTTGGACAAACGAAATATTGGCGACACCGCAGAAAGTCACAACTACTGATTATCCTACAGAAGAATATGATGTTACTGGAATATTTTCAGACACGGAACAAGAGTCAAAATCGGTCACAAGTGACTACGCTCAGCTTCTTGAAGGCGTGGAGAAACTTTCGTCACCAGCATCTTCACCCGAACAAACCTCTCCTAAAAAAACTTTCAGCTCTGAATCATCAACCTTTCCGATACAAGGCCGTCGACTGTTTGATGTTGACTTTCTATTCAAAGAAATGTCGCGCATCAGCCAACATAACAAAGTGTTTCAGTGTTCGTTTGAAAATATGCGATTAATAAAAGAACATAAAAATGGAATGATAAGTAAATTTGATTTCAAGTGTAATATGTGTGGTACTGTTGAATCTATTTTCTCGGAGGACCCCCAAACAAATAAAGTCAACTGTAACATGGCATGGGTGAACAGTATGTTGTTAACGGGCCAAAGTTTTACACAGTTACAAGACATAACTTCAACTTTGGAAATGCCTTGCATGGCCAAGGAGACTTTCAACAAATGTCAAAAATCCCTATCTTCTGTTATACACGATGTCGCATGTCAAAGTATGGAAGCCGCTGGCAAAGAAGAAGCAAGATTGGCAGTAGAAAATGGCAGTGTGGATGTCGACGGAGTTCCTCTCATAGCAGTTGTCACTGATGGAGCTTGGTGTAAACGATCGTATGGAAACAAATATGATGCTCTTTCTGGGGTGGTAAGTTTGTGTATTACGTAA
- the LOC134530712 gene encoding uncharacterized protein LOC134530712 isoform X2 has product MESARKQVLNEDKRRGKKRHLRLNAVRKKRKWNKGKVLRLVDGRLRYVKNHETRFSNYTSHESFSTSKHAGNIENAVERKTQTDSETCYITLSPARCSTSPGDTASHDQVDIDGAGCSFWTNEILATPQKVTTTDYPTEEYDVTGIFSDTEQESKSVTSDYAQLLEGVEKLSSPASSPEQTSPKKTFSSESSTFPIQGRRLFDVDFLFKEMSRISQHNKVFQCSFENMRLIKEHKNGMISKFDFKCNMCGTVESIFSEDPQTNKVNCNMAWVNSMLLTGQSFTQLQDITSTLEMPCMAKETFNKCQKSLSSVIHDVACQSMEAAGKEEARLAVENGSVDVDGVPLIAVVTDGAWCKRSYGNKYDALSGVACIVGKETKKVIFASTRNRYCCICSRANSKNETPKDHVCFKNWNKSSNAMESDIIVEGFKCSVSMHNLKYHQLIGESQGDQLISDVINYYVFVSIVYFRNNFNAVWYLMFLFPTSHVSYVFIQCCIL; this is encoded by the exons ATGGAATCTGCGAGAAAGCAAGTTTTGAATGAAGACAAAAGAAGAGGTAAAAAACGTCACTTGCGTCTGAATGCAGTTCGAAAGAAAAGGAAATGGAACAAAGGGAAAGTTTTACGTTTAGTTGACGGCAG GCTGCGTTACGTGAAAAACCATGAAACAAGGTTTTCCAACTATACTTCACATGAGTCTTTCAGTACATCCAAACACGCGGGGAATATAGAAAATGCTGTTGAAAGGAAAACCCAGACAGACAGTGAGACTTGCTACATAACGTTGTCTCCAGCAAG gtgTTCCACCTCTCCCGGCGATACTGCTTCACATGATCAAGTAGACATCGATGGAGCAGGTTGTTCGTTTTGGACAAACGAAATATTGGCGACACCGCAGAAAGTCACAACTACTGATTATCCTACAGAAGAATATGATGTTACTGGAATATTTTCAGACACGGAACAAGAGTCAAAATCGGTCACAAGTGACTACGCTCAGCTTCTTGAAGGCGTGGAGAAACTTTCGTCACCAGCATCTTCACCCGAACAAACCTCTCCTAAAAAAACTTTCAGCTCTGAATCATCAACCTTTCCGATACAAGGCCGTCGACTGTTTGATGTTGACTTTCTATTCAAAGAAATGTCGCGCATCAGCCAACATAACAAAGTGTTTCAGTGTTCGTTTGAAAATATGCGATTAATAAAAGAACATAAAAATGGAATGATAAGTAAATTTGATTTCAAGTGTAATATGTGTGGTACTGTTGAATCTATTTTCTCGGAGGACCCCCAAACAAATAAAGTCAACTGTAACATGGCATGGGTGAACAGTATGTTGTTAACGGGCCAAAGTTTTACACAGTTACAAGACATAACTTCAACTTTGGAAATGCCTTGCATGGCCAAGGAGACTTTCAACAAATGTCAAAAATCCCTATCTTCTGTTATACACGATGTCGCATGTCAAAGTATGGAAGCCGCTGGCAAAGAAGAAGCAAGATTGGCAGTAGAAAATGGCAGTGTGGATGTCGACGGAGTTCCTCTCATAGCAGTTGTCACTGATGGAGCTTGGTGTAAACGATCGTATGGAAACAAATATGATGCTCTTTCTGGGGTG gcttGCATAGtaggaaaagaaacaaaaaaagttatcttCGCAAGCACTAGGAATCGATACTGCTGCATATGTTCACGAGCAAACAGTAAAAATGAGACGCCAAAGGACCacgtctgtttcaaaaattggaaCAAGTCTTCAAATGCCATGGAATCTGACATCATAGTGGAAGGTTTCAAATGCAGTGTTTCCATGCATAACCTGAAATATCATCAGCTGATTGGTGAGTCACAAGGTGATCAGTTAATTTCAgatgttattaattattatgtatttgtgTCGATAGTATATTTTCGAAATAATTTCAATGCCGTgtggtatttaatgtttttatttccgaCGTCGCACGTTTCATATGTTTTCATACAATGCTGCATATTGTAA